Proteins encoded within one genomic window of Synechococcus sp. PCC 7335:
- a CDS encoding YlqD family protein: MDVSQSQLLLKRVINIKAVVTPLWKEEAQKQLQNQLNQIDGRLQQLEMQSQRILAEMQKQADNPPPDAAVSQQISSVQAKLNQDKSQLLQQKNQLLQQLQQVQTLEIDKEVSQGQIDSFFQVGVGDHLIKKMQVEILLKDGVVQDIRGEL; this comes from the coding sequence ATGGATGTCTCACAGTCTCAGCTACTGCTTAAACGCGTCATCAATATCAAGGCAGTGGTCACACCACTGTGGAAAGAAGAAGCCCAAAAGCAGTTGCAAAACCAGCTTAATCAGATTGATGGTCGCCTACAGCAGCTAGAAATGCAAAGCCAGCGGATCTTGGCTGAAATGCAAAAGCAGGCAGATAATCCACCACCCGATGCTGCTGTTTCTCAGCAGATTAGCAGCGTTCAGGCCAAGCTCAATCAAGACAAAAGCCAGCTACTTCAGCAGAAGAATCAGCTACTTCAGCAGCTTCAGCAGGTGCAAACCCTAGAAATAGATAAAGAAGTCAGTCAGGGTCAAATCGATAGCTTCTTCCAAGTCGGCGTTGGCGATCATCTGATTAAGAAAATGCAGGTTGAAATTTTGCTTAAAGATGGTGTGGTACAAGATATTCGCGGTGAACTGTAA
- a CDS encoding dihydrolipoamide acetyltransferase family protein — MIREVFMPALSSTMTEGKIVSWAKSAGDKVEKGETVVVVESDKADMDVESFYEGYLAAIITEAGEMAQVNDAIAFLAETEEEIEAAKQKAASLASDSTASPASSSAASPVTSDQPASSSAASAPASVAATQNGSSAQAPSGGRVIVSPRARKLAKQLKVDIGTIKGTGPHGRIVAQDIELAAGKTPTPTTTTTTAPQPATQSPEATPAVVPGASNASAPAVSPATPPAAPGELVAFNTLQQAVVRNMDASLTVPVFRVGYTITTNELDKLYKQIKPKGVTMTALLAKAVAVTLKKHPVVNASFAPNGIQYSSSINIAVAVAMPDGGLITPVLRGADQMDIYSLSRTWKDLVARSRSKQLAPEEYNSGTFTLSNLGMFGVDSFDAILPPGQGSILAIGGSQPKVVATPDGMMGIRNQMRVNMTSDHRIIYGADGAAFLKDLCDLIENNVQSLTL; from the coding sequence ATGATTCGCGAAGTCTTCATGCCTGCGCTTAGCTCCACTATGACTGAGGGAAAGATTGTCTCTTGGGCTAAGTCAGCTGGCGACAAGGTCGAAAAAGGTGAAACCGTCGTTGTCGTCGAGTCTGATAAGGCCGACATGGATGTTGAGTCTTTCTATGAAGGCTATTTAGCAGCCATCATCACAGAAGCAGGTGAAATGGCTCAGGTAAACGATGCGATCGCCTTCCTAGCCGAAACCGAAGAAGAAATCGAAGCTGCCAAACAAAAAGCCGCTAGCTTAGCTAGCGATTCCACGGCTAGCCCAGCATCAAGTTCTGCGGCTAGCCCAGTTACATCTGACCAGCCAGCATCAAGCTCTGCGGCTAGCGCCCCAGCCTCGGTCGCCGCCACTCAGAACGGCAGCTCGGCTCAGGCTCCGTCTGGTGGTCGAGTCATCGTTTCTCCCCGCGCTCGCAAGCTGGCCAAACAGCTAAAAGTCGATATTGGCACCATCAAAGGCACTGGCCCTCACGGTCGCATTGTTGCTCAAGATATTGAACTAGCGGCAGGAAAAACGCCTACGCCTACCACCACTACCACTACCGCTCCTCAGCCAGCTACTCAGTCGCCAGAAGCTACACCCGCTGTTGTGCCCGGTGCTTCTAATGCATCAGCTCCGGCAGTTTCTCCAGCCACGCCCCCAGCGGCTCCTGGTGAACTGGTCGCTTTCAATACCCTTCAGCAGGCTGTCGTTCGCAATATGGACGCTAGCCTAACGGTGCCTGTCTTCCGCGTAGGCTATACCATCACCACCAACGAACTAGACAAGCTATACAAGCAGATCAAGCCAAAGGGTGTCACCATGACGGCGCTCTTGGCCAAAGCCGTAGCGGTTACCTTGAAGAAGCATCCAGTCGTGAATGCGAGCTTTGCGCCTAATGGCATTCAGTACAGCAGCAGTATTAACATCGCGGTTGCCGTTGCGATGCCGGATGGCGGGTTGATTACGCCTGTACTGCGTGGCGCAGACCAGATGGATATCTACTCACTTTCTCGTACCTGGAAAGATTTAGTCGCCAGATCTAGATCCAAACAGCTCGCACCTGAAGAGTATAATTCTGGCACTTTCACGCTTTCTAACTTGGGTATGTTTGGCGTTGATAGCTTTGACGCTATCTTGCCACCAGGTCAAGGCTCTATCCTAGCTATCGGCGGCTCCCAGCCCAAAGTAGTCGCTACCCCTGATGGGATGATGGGTATCCGCAACCAAATGCGCGTGAATATGACCAGCGATCATCGGATTATTTACGGCGCAGATGGTGCAGCTTTCCTCAAAGACCTGTGTGACTTGATTGAAAATAACGTACAGTCTTTGACGCTATAA
- the rsmH gene encoding 16S rRNA (cytosine(1402)-N(4))-methyltransferase RsmH gives MPEDVTAQPFFHVPVLSEQVLAGLQIEDGGRYLDATVGGGGHSELILKAARNVELVALDQDLQALSAAKKRLEVWRDRTTFIHTNFSRYEPGGRKFDGILADIGVSSTQLDQAQRGFSFRQEAPLDMRMDSTQELMAKEIVNHWDEKAIADTIYEYGEERLSRRIARRIVEKRPFSTTTELAWEVAGAYPAKARHGRIHPATRTFQALRIAVNGELDVLKTLLAKAPDWLNPGGRLAIISFHSLEDRIVKYAYRGDERLEIITKKPLVATDQEVKENARSRSAKLRIAERRAV, from the coding sequence ATGCCTGAAGATGTTACAGCTCAGCCTTTCTTTCATGTTCCTGTCTTGAGCGAGCAGGTGCTAGCAGGTCTGCAGATTGAAGATGGAGGACGATACCTAGACGCTACGGTAGGTGGCGGTGGCCATAGCGAGCTGATCTTGAAGGCCGCACGCAACGTTGAATTAGTTGCGCTTGATCAAGATTTACAGGCGCTATCGGCAGCGAAGAAGCGGCTAGAAGTGTGGCGCGATCGCACAACATTCATTCACACCAACTTCTCACGCTACGAACCGGGGGGTCGCAAGTTCGATGGCATCCTCGCTGATATCGGTGTTAGCTCTACCCAGCTAGATCAGGCCCAGCGAGGGTTTAGCTTTCGACAAGAGGCACCGCTAGATATGCGGATGGATAGTACGCAAGAACTGATGGCTAAAGAGATTGTCAACCACTGGGATGAGAAGGCGATCGCAGACACTATTTACGAATACGGCGAAGAGCGGCTATCTCGGCGAATTGCTCGGCGAATCGTTGAGAAAAGGCCGTTCAGCACGACCACAGAACTAGCCTGGGAAGTTGCTGGTGCATATCCAGCCAAGGCACGCCACGGACGCATTCACCCGGCTACACGGACGTTTCAGGCGTTGCGGATTGCGGTAAATGGTGAGCTAGACGTGCTCAAAACGCTGCTGGCAAAGGCGCCTGACTGGCTAAACCCAGGTGGGCGACTGGCAATTATTAGCTTCCACAGCTTGGAAGATCGAATCGTGAAGTACGCCTACAGAGGCGATGAGCGGCTAGAGATCATTACCAAAAAGCCTTTGGTGGCAACCGATCAAGAGGTGAAAGAGAATGCGCGATCGCGCTCTGCAAAGCTTAGAATCGCTGAACGCAGGGCTGTGTGA
- a CDS encoding NAD(P)H-quinone oxidoreductase subunit H yields MATTLQTKTEPMVINMGPHHPSMHGVLRLIVTLDGENVIDVEPVIGYLHRGMEKIAENRTNVMFVPYVSRWDYAAGMFNEAITVNAPEKLADIEVPKRASYIRMIMLELNRIANHLLWLGPFMADCGATTPFFYIFRERELIYDLWEAASGARLINNNYFRIGGVAADLPYGWTEKCEDFCDYFDPKVDEYEKLITDNPIFRRRVEGVGTMSREDAINWGCSGPMLRASGVKWDLRKVDHYECYDELDWDVQWATEGDCFARYIVRINEMRESVKIIRQAIKGLPGGPFENLEAKRMAGGPKSEWNDFDYQFAGKKIAPTFKIPEGEHYVRVETGKGEVGVYIIGENNVFPWRWKIRAADFNNLQILPNLLKGVKLADIMPILGSIDIIMGSVDR; encoded by the coding sequence ATGGCTACGACACTGCAAACCAAGACCGAACCCATGGTTATCAACATGGGTCCTCACCATCCCTCTATGCACGGGGTGCTCCGGCTAATCGTTACGCTTGATGGCGAAAACGTTATTGACGTTGAACCTGTGATCGGCTACTTGCACCGTGGTATGGAGAAGATTGCTGAGAACCGGACAAACGTCATGTTCGTCCCCTATGTCAGCCGCTGGGACTATGCAGCAGGCATGTTCAACGAAGCTATCACCGTTAACGCGCCTGAAAAACTAGCCGATATCGAAGTACCCAAGCGCGCTAGCTACATCCGCATGATCATGCTAGAGCTAAACCGCATTGCTAACCATCTGCTTTGGCTTGGCCCCTTCATGGCCGATTGCGGCGCCACAACGCCCTTCTTCTATATCTTCCGTGAACGCGAGCTAATCTATGATCTATGGGAAGCCGCTTCTGGCGCGCGTCTAATCAACAACAACTACTTTCGCATTGGTGGCGTCGCGGCTGACTTGCCCTACGGCTGGACAGAAAAGTGCGAAGACTTTTGCGACTACTTTGATCCCAAAGTTGATGAGTACGAAAAGCTGATCACCGACAACCCTATCTTCCGTCGCCGCGTAGAAGGCGTTGGCACTATGTCACGAGAGGATGCCATCAACTGGGGCTGCTCAGGACCGATGCTGCGAGCCTCCGGAGTGAAGTGGGATTTGCGTAAGGTCGACCACTACGAGTGCTACGATGAACTCGATTGGGATGTGCAGTGGGCTACTGAGGGCGATTGCTTTGCTCGCTACATCGTGCGGATCAACGAGATGCGCGAGTCAGTAAAAATCATTCGTCAGGCCATTAAAGGCTTGCCTGGTGGTCCATTCGAAAATTTAGAAGCCAAGCGGATGGCAGGCGGTCCAAAGTCTGAATGGAACGACTTTGACTACCAGTTTGCAGGCAAGAAGATCGCTCCGACGTTCAAGATTCCTGAAGGTGAGCACTACGTCAGAGTAGAAACAGGTAAGGGCGAAGTCGGTGTCTACATCATCGGTGAAAACAATGTCTTCCCGTGGAGATGGAAGATTCGCGCTGC